The following coding sequences are from one Liolophura sinensis isolate JHLJ2023 chromosome 12, CUHK_Ljap_v2, whole genome shotgun sequence window:
- the LOC135479401 gene encoding galactosylceramide sulfotransferase-like, producing the protein MIVYLTRKRPEFRPLTQTGCYPHHKVAFIKIHKVGGTSVQNVIQRFGETNRLLAAVPNKRNVFGKEMKNVVKIPEKLSFDLVYSHMQYFNRSAVERIMPQTSVYFTIVREPLRQLISSFYYYKHVWRFAYLNKIPKDDKEFVDYLLHADKYEPSDVRDSYTNNRMSYDLGLAEADFRNKTAIERWLRKLDTELDFVLITERFNESLVMLRRRLCWSLRDILYVIKNVNHRKRKVHLSPKVLTVYRNRYMADIMLYNYSYARFQRDIQRQSPDFQDEVSVFEKMLNQVADYCSLAYKPKILLLPNSRFDKTPFSPEFELTPWECEMMYLSELEFAKRTRKKQEGVAFLDELARH; encoded by the coding sequence ATGATCGTTTACCTCACAAGAAAACGACCGGAGTTTCGTCCCTTGACACAAACAGGCTGTTATCCTCACCACAAGGTGGCGTTCATTAAGATTCATAAAGTTGGAGGTACGTCCGTTCAAAACGTTATTCAAAGATTTGGTGAGACAAATCGGCTCCTCGCAGCAGTTCCCAACAAGAGAAATGTTTTtggaaaggaaatgaaaaatgtggTAAAAATTCCCGAGAAACTGAGTTTTGATCTTGTGTACAGTCACATGCAATACTTCAACAGATCTGCTGTGGAGAGGATTATGCCACAAACCTCTGTATACTTTACTATTGTACGAGAGCCTTTACGCCAACTCATCTCATCGTTCTATTATTACAAACACGTCTGGCGTTTCGCCTACTTGAACAAAATACCCAAAGACGACAAGGAATTCGTGGACTACTTGCTGCACGCGGACAAATACGAACCGTCAGACGTTAGGGATTCCTATACCAACAACCGTATGTCCTATGACCTGGGACTTGCGGAAGCCGATTTCCGGAACAAAACAGCCATTGAGAGGTGGTTACGAAAATTGGACACTGAACTGGACTTTGTCCTAATCACTGAACGTTTTAATGAATCTTTAGTTATGCTTAGACGAAGGTTGTGCTGGTCACTCCGAGACATCTTGTATGTGATTAAAAACGTTAATCATCGCAAACGGAAGGTGCATTTATCACCGAAAGTTTTAACCGTCTACCGGAATCGTTATATGGCTGACATAATGCTCTATAACTACAGCTATGCGAGGTTTCAGCGAGATATCCAGCGACAAAGCCCTGACTTCCAAGACGAAGTAAGTGTCTTTGAGAAGATGTTGAACCAAGTTGCTGACTATTGCAGTTTGGCGTATAAACCAAAGATTCTCCTTTTACCAAATTCTAGATTCGACAAAACACCGTTCAGTCCGGAATTTGAACTAACACCTTGGGAATGTGAAATGATGTATTTAAGCGAATTAGAATTCGCTAAACGGACGAGAAAAAAGCAAGAGGGAGTTGCATTCTTAGACGAATTAGCCCGTCATTAA